Proteins encoded by one window of Microbaculum marinisediminis:
- a CDS encoding TetR/AcrR family transcriptional regulator, whose product MAGTSKGEQASPRGEETRTLILDTAEGMFATHGYSGVTMRALTAEAGVNLAAVNYHFGSKDALLLEVFRRGGLAINRERARLLRAAEARSAPEPAPVREILRALFEPPLRATLTEQRKTGGRSIYMQFVARAVLDGPPEMRALIEQDVRHLERFVDALSRALPQLAREDLLWRFHFAMGALHALYHDLRRLEALSGGACDLTDVEAIIGRVVDFAATGLEAK is encoded by the coding sequence ATGGCCGGAACCTCAAAAGGGGAACAGGCCAGTCCCCGTGGCGAGGAGACGCGCACGCTGATCCTCGACACGGCCGAGGGCATGTTCGCCACGCACGGCTATTCCGGCGTCACCATGCGGGCGCTGACGGCCGAGGCCGGGGTCAACCTGGCCGCGGTGAACTATCACTTCGGCTCGAAGGACGCGCTGCTTCTGGAGGTGTTCCGGCGCGGCGGCCTGGCGATCAACCGCGAGCGGGCGCGTCTGCTGCGCGCGGCGGAGGCGCGGTCGGCACCCGAGCCCGCCCCCGTCCGCGAGATCCTGCGCGCCCTATTCGAGCCGCCCCTGCGGGCCACCCTGACAGAGCAGCGGAAGACCGGCGGCCGGTCGATCTACATGCAGTTCGTCGCCCGCGCCGTCCTGGACGGCCCGCCGGAAATGCGCGCGCTGATCGAGCAGGACGTACGCCACCTGGAGCGCTTCGTCGACGCGCTGTCCCGCGCCCTGCCGCAGCTGGCGCGGGAAGACCTGCTCTGGCGCTTCCACTTCGCCATGGGCGCGCTGCATGCGCTCTATCACGACCTGCGCCGGCTGGAGGCGCTCTCCGGCGGCGCCTGCGACCTCACCGACGTCGAAGCGATCATCGGCCGCGTGGTCGACTTCGCCGCGACGGGGCTGGAGGCCAAATAA
- a CDS encoding MarR family winged helix-turn-helix transcriptional regulator, with protein MDLPLVQKTLDQKIQESYKKYMANELTEQVAFGLAKIGAALRTAQWRAGEQSGLTPTQIGILTTLHRLGADRVQALAGQLGVTHATASDAVAALHGKGLVEKSPDPRDGRAVLVGLTESGRRAAQDSGAYPPELLTAVARLRPDDQAGLRRSLTGIIRSLQESGLIEPQRLCVTCRFFRPNAHPGSDKPHHCAFVDAAFGDASLRFDCGDHEEADDADKARQWTRFLEATSD; from the coding sequence GTGGACCTGCCGTTGGTACAGAAAACGCTTGATCAAAAAATACAGGAGTCCTATAAAAAATACATGGCGAACGAATTGACGGAACAGGTCGCCTTCGGGCTGGCGAAAATCGGGGCCGCGCTGAGAACCGCGCAATGGCGCGCGGGCGAGCAGAGCGGTCTTACCCCCACGCAGATCGGCATCCTCACGACCCTGCATCGGCTGGGGGCGGACCGCGTGCAGGCGCTTGCCGGCCAGCTCGGAGTGACGCACGCGACCGCCAGCGATGCGGTCGCGGCACTGCACGGCAAGGGACTCGTCGAGAAGAGCCCGGATCCGCGGGATGGCCGTGCGGTCTTGGTGGGATTGACGGAAAGCGGTCGTCGCGCGGCGCAGGACAGCGGTGCCTATCCGCCGGAGCTGCTGACCGCCGTCGCAAGGTTGCGACCGGACGACCAGGCGGGCCTGCGCCGATCCCTGACCGGAATCATTCGTTCATTGCAGGAATCCGGATTGATCGAACCGCAACGTCTTTGCGTGACGTGCCGGTTCTTTCGCCCCAATGCGCACCCTGGTTCGGACAAGCCGCACCATTGCGCATTCGTGGATGCCGCCTTCGGGGACGCGTCGCTGCGCTTCGATTGCGGCGACCACGAAGAGGCCGACGACGCCGACAAGGCGCGCCAGTGGACGCGCTTTCTGGAGGCGACGTCGGATTGA
- a CDS encoding MaoC family dehydratase, producing the protein MDTTSRPEPVDIDTLKAKIGTLVGQSRWRVVDQPMIDQFADLICDHQFIHVDPERAAGTPFGTTVAHGFLTLSLLGGLAGEVMPSIAGTAMGVNYGFDRVRFVAPVRSGRKVRATLTLKDVDSPEPTIADLLYEAVLEVEDEEKPAVVALWRVRAYLSDGVA; encoded by the coding sequence ATGGACACGACTTCGAGACCGGAACCGGTCGATATCGACACGCTCAAGGCGAAGATCGGCACTCTCGTGGGGCAATCCCGCTGGCGCGTCGTCGACCAGCCGATGATCGACCAGTTCGCCGACCTGATCTGCGATCACCAGTTCATCCATGTCGATCCGGAGCGGGCCGCCGGGACGCCGTTCGGCACCACCGTAGCCCACGGTTTCCTGACCCTGTCGCTCCTGGGTGGGCTGGCCGGCGAGGTCATGCCGTCCATCGCCGGGACGGCCATGGGCGTGAATTACGGCTTCGACCGGGTGCGGTTCGTCGCCCCGGTGCGCTCGGGCCGGAAGGTCCGGGCGACATTGACGCTCAAGGACGTCGATTCGCCCGAGCCGACGATCGCCGATCTCCTCTACGAAGCCGTTCTTGAGGTCGAGGACGAGGAAAAGCCTGCTGTCGTCGCCCTGTGGCGGGTCCGTGCCTACTTGAGCGACGGTGTCGCCTGA
- a CDS encoding thioredoxin family protein, which translates to MTQRTKFYHAGCAVCVDAERRFADALDPDRYDVEVVHLGEAPDRIAEAEAAGVKSVPAFVVDGHPYHINFGASLDDLKGGA; encoded by the coding sequence ATGACACAAAGAACGAAATTCTACCACGCCGGCTGCGCCGTTTGCGTCGATGCCGAGCGCCGGTTTGCCGATGCGCTGGACCCCGACCGGTACGATGTCGAAGTCGTGCATCTGGGCGAAGCACCCGATCGGATCGCCGAAGCCGAGGCGGCCGGCGTGAAGTCCGTTCCCGCCTTCGTCGTGGACGGGCATCCCTACCACATCAACTTCGGCGCCTCGCTCGACGATCTGAAGGGAGGTGCGTGA
- a CDS encoding TIGR03808 family TAT-translocated repetitive protein, with protein MNATTRITRRGFLLSGAALAATGAAARPACAQAYGLDAARFGIVADSSADQTAALQRAINETRITGTPLFLPPGRYLARGLVLRSGARITGVAGASRLVALGDSALVSAQGGDTIGLDGLVFDGVARELGGAQALVDLSGVKAVSITDCTIENSWADGLYLNDCGGRVANTSISGALGAGLFSLDGHDLDITGNHVFDCGDNGIMVWQSAKQPDGAMIANNRVERIHNRSGGDGPYGNGIVVFRGGDVTVTGNHVRDCTFSAIRVNSGSNTIVAQNNCTRLGEVAIFVEFAYDGAVVANNIVDTATHGISVTNLDQGGHLAVVSGNLIRNIEIGDFPEPRGNGIFVSADTSLTGNVVENAAASGFALGFGPYLRNVTATGNVVRKAAVGFEISVVEGIEAVLVADNVISQVSKAAILGMEWDTVVTGDLAEDGAEAYPALTIARNRVG; from the coding sequence ATGAATGCGACAACGCGGATAACCCGGCGCGGGTTCCTTCTTTCCGGCGCGGCCCTCGCCGCGACGGGCGCCGCCGCGCGGCCGGCATGCGCGCAGGCCTATGGCCTCGACGCGGCGCGATTCGGCATCGTCGCCGACAGCAGCGCCGACCAGACGGCCGCATTGCAGCGGGCGATCAACGAGACGCGGATCACCGGCACGCCGCTGTTCCTGCCGCCGGGACGCTATCTGGCGCGCGGTCTGGTGCTGCGCTCCGGCGCGCGCATCACCGGCGTGGCAGGCGCAAGCCGACTAGTGGCGCTCGGCGACAGCGCGCTTGTGTCCGCGCAGGGCGGCGACACCATTGGCCTCGACGGGCTCGTGTTCGACGGCGTGGCGCGTGAACTGGGCGGCGCGCAGGCGCTCGTCGACCTGAGCGGGGTCAAGGCCGTATCCATCACCGATTGCACGATCGAGAACAGCTGGGCCGACGGGCTCTATCTGAACGACTGCGGCGGCCGCGTCGCGAACACGTCCATCAGCGGCGCGCTCGGCGCCGGCCTGTTCTCGCTCGACGGCCACGACCTCGACATCACCGGCAACCATGTCTTCGACTGCGGCGACAACGGCATCATGGTCTGGCAGTCGGCGAAGCAGCCGGACGGGGCGATGATCGCGAACAACCGGGTGGAACGCATCCACAACCGGTCCGGCGGCGACGGACCCTACGGCAACGGTATCGTCGTCTTTCGCGGCGGCGACGTCACCGTGACCGGCAATCATGTGCGCGACTGCACCTTCTCGGCGATCCGCGTCAATTCCGGCTCCAACACAATCGTCGCCCAGAACAATTGCACCCGTCTCGGCGAAGTGGCGATCTTCGTCGAGTTCGCCTACGACGGGGCGGTGGTGGCCAACAATATCGTCGACACGGCGACGCACGGCATTTCCGTCACCAACCTCGACCAGGGCGGCCATCTCGCCGTCGTCTCGGGCAACCTGATCCGCAATATCGAGATCGGCGATTTTCCGGAGCCCCGCGGCAACGGCATCTTCGTCTCCGCCGACACAAGCCTGACCGGCAACGTGGTGGAGAACGCCGCGGCCTCGGGCTTTGCGCTGGGCTTCGGCCCCTATCTGCGCAACGTCACGGCGACCGGTAATGTCGTGCGCAAGGCCGCCGTCGGCTTCGAGATCTCGGTGGTCGAGGGCATCGAGGCCGTTCTCGTCGCCGACAACGTGATCTCGCAGGTCTCGAAGGCAGCGATCCTCGGCATGGAATGGGACACCGTCGTCACCGGCGACCTCGCCGAAGACGGTGCGGAGGCCTATCCCGCGCTGACGATTGCCCGGAACCGGGTGGGGTGA
- a CDS encoding superoxide dismutase encodes MAFELPDLPYAYDALAPYMSAETLEFHHDKHHLAYVNNGNNLLKGTEWEGKSLEEVVKGSFGKNQGLFNNAGQHYNHLHFWNWMKPNGGGSKLPEKLASAIESDLGGYDKFREAFINAGVTQFGSGWSWLAVKDGKLEVMKTANGESPLVHGATPILGCDVWEHSYYIDYRNRRPDYLAAWVDHLINWEYVEELFEKAS; translated from the coding sequence ATGGCTTTCGAACTTCCCGATCTGCCCTACGCTTACGACGCATTGGCGCCGTATATGTCGGCCGAGACGCTGGAATTCCATCACGACAAGCATCATCTGGCTTACGTCAACAACGGTAACAACCTGCTCAAGGGCACCGAGTGGGAAGGCAAGAGCCTGGAGGAGGTCGTAAAGGGCTCCTTCGGCAAGAACCAGGGGCTCTTCAACAACGCTGGCCAGCACTACAACCATCTCCATTTCTGGAACTGGATGAAGCCGAACGGCGGCGGCAGCAAGCTTCCCGAGAAGCTCGCCAGCGCCATCGAGTCCGATCTCGGCGGCTATGACAAGTTCCGCGAGGCGTTCATCAATGCCGGCGTGACCCAGTTCGGGTCGGGCTGGAGCTGGCTCGCCGTGAAGGACGGCAAGCTCGAAGTGATGAAGACGGCCAACGGCGAAAGCCCGCTGGTGCACGGTGCGACGCCGATTCTCGGCTGCGACGTGTGGGAGCATTCCTACTACATCGACTATCGCAACCGGCGCCCGGACTATCTCGCCGCCTGGGTCGATCACCTGATCAATTGGGAATATGTAGAGGAGCTGTTCGAAAAGGCGTCCTGA
- a CDS encoding RrF2 family transcriptional regulator, with protein sequence MRLTKQTGYALRILLHCALSPERSVTVAEIARTQHITEHNVFKIVPMLVEGGFLETTRGRGGGIKLACKPGDIRIGDVVRVTEETHIEAECFGGGADCAIRPVAPINRILDDALSAFIEVLDQHTLLDLVSARPARPGAPDLLERLAPVG encoded by the coding sequence ATGCGGTTGACCAAGCAGACCGGATACGCCCTGCGCATCCTTCTTCACTGCGCTCTGTCGCCGGAGCGGTCGGTGACGGTTGCCGAGATCGCGCGCACCCAGCACATCACCGAGCACAACGTCTTCAAGATCGTGCCGATGCTGGTCGAGGGCGGTTTCCTGGAGACGACGCGCGGCCGCGGCGGCGGAATCAAGCTCGCCTGCAAGCCCGGGGATATCCGCATCGGCGACGTCGTACGTGTCACCGAGGAGACGCACATCGAGGCCGAGTGCTTCGGTGGCGGCGCCGACTGCGCCATTCGGCCCGTCGCGCCGATCAACCGCATCCTCGACGACGCGCTGAGCGCCTTCATCGAGGTGCTCGATCAGCACACGCTGCTCGACCTCGTCAGCGCGCGTCCTGCGCGGCCCGGTGCGCCGGATCTCCTGGAGAGGCTGGCGCCGGTCGGCTGA
- a CDS encoding multicopper oxidase family protein has translation MSIDFLSRRSFVAGTTAGAAALTLGLPRRLLAAPPGPLVLEARPGTAQLLTTEEPATAIWGYQGGAPGPLIRARQGDEVAVTLTNRLEVPTTIHWHGIRIENAMDGVAHLTQAPVQPGERFDYRFTVPDAGTFWYHPHVHGSGPQVDRGLSGLLIVDEATPPDVDHDVVLQFDDWRIGQDGQIDTASIGNLHDAAHAGRLGNVLTVNGKDFETVAAKAGDRVRLRVVSSCNARILQLGFGDLDPWIVALDGQPVAPHRLGAGPLILGPAQRVDLIADVVGEPGGRFPIAEVSGEPFEATAIVLDAGEGSAPRADPPPALSANPVSVPSAKPERTVDLVMSGGAMAFLQEARFEGEVLDGRTLATEHGLVWALNGVAGMPEKPLFSARIGEPVAVRMVNDTLFPHSMHVHGHHFVIYDDAGAPLPGLRDTVTVDPRAETTIGLIADNPGKWMIHCHMLEHQAAGMETWFEVLI, from the coding sequence ATGTCGATTGATTTCCTGTCGCGTCGAAGCTTCGTGGCCGGGACAACGGCGGGTGCGGCAGCGCTGACGCTCGGTCTGCCCCGTCGCCTTCTAGCCGCGCCGCCCGGCCCGTTGGTGCTCGAAGCCCGGCCCGGCACGGCGCAACTCTTGACGACCGAAGAGCCGGCGACCGCGATCTGGGGCTACCAGGGCGGCGCTCCCGGGCCGTTGATCCGTGCGCGTCAGGGCGACGAAGTGGCGGTGACGCTGACCAATCGGCTCGAGGTGCCGACCACCATTCACTGGCATGGCATCCGGATCGAAAACGCGATGGACGGGGTGGCGCATTTGACCCAGGCGCCGGTGCAGCCTGGCGAGCGTTTCGACTACCGCTTCACCGTCCCCGATGCCGGCACGTTCTGGTACCATCCGCACGTCCACGGGTCCGGCCCGCAGGTCGACCGTGGTCTGTCCGGCCTGTTGATCGTGGACGAGGCGACCCCGCCGGACGTCGATCATGACGTCGTGCTGCAGTTCGACGACTGGCGGATCGGTCAGGACGGGCAGATCGATACGGCGAGCATCGGCAATCTGCACGATGCCGCCCATGCCGGGCGGCTCGGAAATGTCCTGACCGTGAATGGCAAGGATTTCGAGACGGTCGCGGCGAAGGCCGGCGACCGCGTGCGGCTAAGGGTGGTTTCGAGCTGCAATGCCCGCATCCTGCAGCTTGGCTTCGGCGATCTCGATCCCTGGATCGTGGCGCTCGACGGTCAGCCGGTCGCGCCGCACCGGCTCGGCGCCGGTCCGCTGATCCTGGGCCCTGCCCAGCGCGTCGATTTGATCGCGGATGTTGTCGGTGAGCCCGGCGGACGCTTTCCCATCGCCGAAGTCTCCGGCGAGCCATTCGAGGCGACGGCGATCGTGCTCGACGCGGGCGAAGGCAGCGCGCCGCGCGCCGACCCGCCGCCAGCCCTGTCAGCCAATCCCGTCTCCGTGCCTTCGGCGAAGCCGGAGCGCACCGTCGACCTGGTGATGAGCGGTGGCGCCATGGCCTTCCTTCAGGAAGCGCGCTTCGAAGGCGAGGTCCTGGACGGGCGGACGCTTGCCACAGAGCATGGCCTCGTCTGGGCGCTGAACGGTGTCGCCGGAATGCCGGAAAAACCGCTGTTCTCGGCCAGGATCGGCGAACCCGTTGCGGTGCGCATGGTCAACGACACGCTATTTCCGCACTCCATGCACGTACATGGTCACCACTTCGTGATCTACGACGATGCGGGAGCGCCGTTGCCAGGCCTGCGCGACACGGTCACGGTCGACCCGCGCGCCGAGACGACGATCGGCCTGATCGCCGACAATCCCGGCAAATGGATGATACATTGTCACATGCTCGAACATCAGGCCGCAGGAATGGAAACGTGGTTCGAGGTGTTGATCTAG
- a CDS encoding acetyl-CoA acetyltransferase has product MTACIVGWAHSPFGKLEGETVENLIVTVANQALAHAGIGPKDVDEIVLGHFNGGFSPQDFTASLVLQSSDDLRFKPATRVENACATGSAAVHQGIKTIRAGAAKVVLVVGVEQMTATPGPEIGNILLKASYLPEDGDTPAGFAGVFGKIAHNYFQRWGDQSDALARIAAKNHKNGVNNPYAQMRKDFGYEFCRVESEKNPLVAGPLKRTDCSLVSDGAAAIVLADTETALRMDRAVAFRAAQHVQDFLPMSKRDILKFEGGAEAWKRALAQAGVKIDDLSFVETHDCFTIAELIEYEAMGLAPEGQGAKIALEGQTEIGGRLPVNPSGGLKAKGHPIGATGVSMHALTAMQLCGVAPEGMQIEGAELGGIFNMGGAAVANYVSILERIK; this is encoded by the coding sequence ATGACCGCCTGCATCGTCGGCTGGGCCCATTCGCCCTTCGGAAAGCTCGAGGGCGAGACCGTCGAGAACCTCATCGTCACAGTTGCGAACCAAGCGCTTGCACATGCAGGTATTGGTCCGAAGGACGTCGACGAGATCGTGCTGGGCCATTTCAACGGGGGCTTTTCTCCGCAGGACTTCACCGCTTCGCTGGTGTTGCAGTCGAGCGACGACCTGCGCTTCAAGCCGGCGACGCGCGTCGAGAACGCCTGCGCCACCGGTTCGGCCGCCGTTCACCAAGGCATCAAGACGATCCGCGCCGGCGCCGCCAAGGTCGTGCTCGTCGTCGGTGTCGAGCAGATGACGGCGACCCCTGGGCCGGAAATCGGCAATATCCTGCTGAAGGCCTCGTATCTGCCGGAGGACGGCGATACGCCGGCCGGGTTCGCCGGCGTCTTCGGCAAGATCGCCCACAACTACTTCCAGCGCTGGGGCGACCAGTCCGATGCGCTGGCCCGGATCGCCGCGAAGAACCACAAGAACGGTGTCAACAACCCCTACGCCCAGATGCGCAAGGACTTCGGCTACGAGTTCTGCCGCGTCGAAAGCGAGAAGAACCCGCTCGTCGCCGGCCCGCTGAAGCGCACCGACTGCTCGCTGGTTTCCGACGGCGCCGCGGCGATCGTGCTGGCCGATACCGAGACCGCGCTTCGGATGGACCGTGCGGTCGCCTTCCGCGCCGCGCAGCACGTTCAGGACTTCCTGCCGATGTCGAAGCGCGACATCCTCAAGTTCGAAGGCGGAGCCGAGGCCTGGAAGCGGGCGCTGGCGCAGGCCGGCGTCAAGATCGACGATCTCTCCTTCGTTGAGACCCATGACTGCTTCACTATCGCGGAACTGATCGAATACGAGGCGATGGGGCTGGCGCCGGAAGGGCAGGGCGCGAAGATTGCGCTCGAAGGCCAGACCGAAATCGGCGGCCGCCTGCCGGTCAACCCCTCGGGCGGCCTGAAGGCAAAGGGCCACCCGATCGGCGCCACCGGCGTCTCGATGCACGCGCTGACCGCGATGCAGCTTTGCGGCGTTGCGCCGGAGGGCATGCAGATCGAGGGCGCTGAGTTGGGCGGCATCTTCAACATGGGCGGCGCCGCGGTCGCCAACTACGTCTCGATCCTCGAGCGCATCAAGTAG
- a CDS encoding asparaginase — protein sequence MSASPVVVEVTRGPLVESRHRGALAIADAKGRIVFALGDTNSPVYPRSAVKALQALPLVEDGGADAFGFTPAEIALACSSHNGEPAHVEAARSMLAKAGRDESDLECGPQPPARDEDRCALRQAGRVPGRIHNNCSGKHAGMLALAVHMGVDPKGYSTADHPVQRRVRQAMQDMTGAALSADRCGIDGCSIPTWAAPLDAWAVAFARVATGEGVGKGRAAALKRIREACLAHPFMVAGSGRFCTQLMERAGPQAFVKTGAEGVFCAAFPETGLGVALKIDDGASRASEALMAATVLACAGLNDSQKAAVVPMANPPVMNRMELRVGELRVAADIRDRIAATMR from the coding sequence TTGTCCGCCAGTCCCGTCGTCGTCGAAGTCACCCGCGGCCCGCTCGTCGAAAGCCGCCATAGGGGTGCCCTCGCCATCGCCGATGCGAAGGGCCGTATTGTATTTGCCCTCGGCGACACGAATTCGCCCGTCTATCCCCGCTCGGCGGTAAAGGCCTTGCAGGCTCTGCCGCTGGTCGAGGACGGCGGCGCCGATGCCTTCGGGTTCACGCCTGCCGAGATCGCGCTCGCCTGCTCCTCCCACAACGGCGAGCCGGCCCACGTCGAGGCGGCCCGTTCGATGCTCGCCAAGGCCGGGCGCGACGAAAGCGACCTCGAATGCGGCCCGCAGCCGCCGGCCCGCGACGAGGACCGATGCGCCCTGCGCCAGGCCGGTCGGGTGCCCGGCCGCATCCACAACAATTGCTCCGGCAAGCACGCCGGCATGCTGGCTCTGGCGGTCCACATGGGCGTCGATCCGAAGGGCTATTCGACCGCGGATCATCCGGTTCAGCGCCGCGTGCGGCAGGCGATGCAGGACATGACCGGCGCCGCGCTGTCGGCGGACCGCTGCGGCATCGACGGCTGCTCGATCCCGACCTGGGCCGCGCCGCTCGACGCCTGGGCCGTCGCGTTTGCGCGGGTCGCCACGGGCGAGGGCGTCGGCAAAGGCCGCGCGGCGGCGCTGAAGCGCATCCGCGAGGCCTGTCTGGCGCATCCCTTCATGGTCGCCGGCTCGGGGCGGTTCTGTACCCAGTTGATGGAGCGGGCGGGACCGCAAGCCTTCGTCAAGACCGGTGCCGAAGGCGTGTTCTGCGCTGCCTTCCCCGAGACCGGCCTTGGCGTCGCCCTGAAGATCGACGATGGCGCCTCGCGGGCCTCGGAGGCGCTGATGGCCGCCACCGTCCTCGCGTGCGCCGGGCTGAACGACAGTCAGAAGGCGGCGGTCGTGCCGATGGCCAATCCTCCGGTCATGAACCGGATGGAACTTCGGGTCGGGGAGCTCCGTGTCGCCGCCGACATTCGCGACCGGATCGCGGCTACGATGCGCTGA
- a CDS encoding magnesium transporter CorA family protein encodes MLSIHVATDRGLQRVPDAGALTDLPTDAVWIDLLNPTSEEEALLERWLTIDVPSREEMREIEISSRLFEEDGALYMTVVALLNADGENPTLTDVTFILVGGRLVTVRYAEPRPITLFLQRAPKIGPACQYADFVLVGLIEAFIDRIADVLEHAGLDADRIGDDVFLRESSKPIKTDDFKKTVARIARTGDLTSKARESLVTISRLLTFMSAGPGSVKLSKDVKLHLKTAVRDANQLADHATYLATKTEFLLDATMGLINIEQTNIIKIFSVAAVAMMPPTLIASIYGMNFQFMPELNEKWAYPMVLVVMIASALAPYFYFKRKGWL; translated from the coding sequence ATGCTGAGCATCCATGTCGCGACGGATCGGGGCCTGCAGCGCGTGCCGGATGCCGGCGCACTGACCGATTTGCCGACCGACGCGGTCTGGATAGACCTCCTGAATCCGACCTCGGAAGAGGAGGCGCTGCTCGAGCGCTGGCTGACGATCGACGTGCCGAGCCGCGAGGAGATGCGCGAGATCGAAATCTCCAGCCGCCTGTTCGAGGAAGACGGCGCGCTTTACATGACCGTCGTCGCGCTTCTGAACGCCGATGGCGAGAACCCCACCCTGACCGACGTCACGTTCATTCTGGTCGGTGGCCGTCTGGTGACCGTGCGGTATGCCGAGCCGCGGCCGATCACGCTTTTCTTGCAGCGCGCCCCGAAGATCGGTCCCGCCTGCCAGTACGCCGATTTCGTGCTTGTTGGGCTGATCGAGGCCTTCATCGACCGCATCGCCGACGTCCTGGAACACGCCGGCCTGGATGCCGACCGCATCGGCGACGATGTCTTCCTGCGCGAATCCTCGAAGCCCATAAAGACCGATGATTTCAAGAAGACGGTCGCGCGCATCGCCCGCACCGGCGACCTGACCTCCAAGGCCCGCGAGAGCCTTGTGACGATTTCGCGCCTTCTCACGTTCATGTCGGCCGGGCCGGGGTCGGTGAAGCTGTCGAAGGACGTCAAGCTGCACCTGAAGACGGCGGTGCGCGATGCCAATCAACTGGCAGATCACGCCACCTATCTGGCAACCAAGACGGAATTCCTGCTCGACGCCACGATGGGGCTCATCAACATCGAGCAGACGAACATCATCAAGATCTTCTCGGTTGCCGCCGTCGCCATGATGCCGCCGACGCTGATCGCCTCGATCTACGGCATGAACTTTCAGTTCATGCCCGAGCTCAATGAGAAGTGGGCCTATCCGATGGTCCTCGTCGTGATGATCGCCTCCGCGCTCGCGCCCTACTTCTATTTCAAGCGCAAGGGCTGGCTGTAG
- a CDS encoding acyl-CoA dehydrogenase family protein: MDFDYSPRVKDLREKLIAFMAEYVYPNEPALYAQIDEGGDRWTTLPLLEELKQEARNQGLWNLFLPESEVGAGLTNVEYAPLCEIMGRSHFAPEMFNCSAPDTGNMEVFERYGTPEQKAQWLTPLLNGEIRSGFSMTEPAVASSDATNIQMEIRREGDEYVINGRKWWSSGAGDPRCRILIVMGKTDPDNPDRHKQQSMILVPLPHPGVTIVRHLPVFGFDDAPHGHMEIAFDDVRVPASNILLGEGRGFEIAQGRLGPGRIHHCMRIIGVAERALERMCRRLESRDAFGGPIANQSIWSERIAESRIALDQARLLTLHAAWKMDTVGNKEARIEIAEIKVAAPHAAIKVIDWAIQAFGAGGVADHIMSNAYAYARTVRIVDGPDEVHRNQMARLELRKYRNTDPARTGGEGSVYLA, encoded by the coding sequence ATGGATTTCGACTATTCGCCACGCGTGAAGGACCTGCGCGAGAAGCTCATCGCCTTCATGGCCGAGTACGTCTACCCGAACGAACCGGCACTCTACGCCCAGATCGACGAGGGCGGCGACCGCTGGACCACACTGCCGCTGCTGGAGGAACTGAAGCAGGAAGCGCGCAATCAGGGCCTGTGGAACCTGTTCCTGCCGGAATCGGAGGTCGGCGCGGGCCTCACCAATGTCGAGTACGCGCCGCTGTGCGAGATCATGGGGCGCAGCCATTTCGCTCCGGAAATGTTCAACTGCTCGGCGCCGGACACCGGCAATATGGAAGTGTTCGAGCGCTATGGAACGCCCGAACAGAAGGCCCAGTGGCTGACACCGCTGCTCAACGGCGAGATCCGCTCCGGCTTCTCGATGACGGAGCCGGCCGTCGCTTCGTCGGATGCGACCAACATCCAGATGGAAATACGCCGCGAGGGCGACGAATACGTCATCAACGGGCGCAAGTGGTGGAGTTCCGGCGCCGGCGACCCGCGCTGCCGCATCCTGATCGTCATGGGCAAGACCGATCCGGACAATCCGGACCGGCACAAGCAGCAGTCGATGATCCTGGTGCCGCTGCCGCATCCCGGCGTGACGATCGTCCGCCATCTGCCGGTCTTCGGCTTCGACGACGCCCCGCACGGGCACATGGAGATCGCGTTCGACGACGTGCGCGTGCCCGCCTCCAACATTCTGCTCGGCGAGGGACGCGGTTTCGAGATCGCGCAGGGTCGCCTCGGCCCGGGCCGCATCCACCACTGCATGCGGATCATCGGCGTCGCCGAGCGGGCGCTGGAGCGCATGTGCCGGCGGCTGGAATCGCGCGATGCCTTCGGCGGACCGATCGCCAACCAGTCGATCTGGTCCGAGCGCATCGCCGAATCCCGCATCGCCCTCGACCAGGCACGGCTCCTGACCCTGCACGCGGCCTGGAAGATGGATACGGTCGGCAACAAGGAGGCGCGCATAGAAATCGCCGAGATCAAGGTCGCCGCGCCGCATGCGGCGATCAAGGTCATCGACTGGGCGATCCAGGCCTTCGGCGCCGGCGGCGTCGCCGACCACATCATGTCGAACGCCTACGCCTATGCCCGCACCGTGCGCATCGTCGACGGACCGGACGAGGTGCATCGCAACCAGATGGCGCGGCTGGAACTTCGCAAGTACCGCAATACCGATCCCGCCCGCACCGGCGGAGAGGGCAGCGTGTACCTGGCGTGA